Proteins from a single region of Oncorhynchus keta strain PuntledgeMale-10-30-2019 chromosome 20, Oket_V2, whole genome shotgun sequence:
- the LOC127910110 gene encoding uncharacterized protein LOC127910110: MVPFTNTPTRTPTRTPTRTPTRTPTRTATRPATRTTTRTATRTPTRTATRTPTRTTTRTATRTATRTPTHTTTRTPTRTATRTATRPATHTTTRTPTRTPTRTPTRTPTRTPTRTPTRTPTRTATRPATHTTTRTPTRTPTRTPTRTATRPPTHTTTRTATRTPTRTATRQPPIQPPGKPPVQPPAHPPVQPPGQPPIQPPVQPPGQPPIQPPGKPPGQPPVQPPIQPPGQPPLQPPVQPPGQPPIQPPGKPPGKPPAHPPVQPPGKPPVQPPGQPPAHPPVHPPAHPPHNHPESHPYNHPDSHPHTHPYNHPYAHPYSHPESHPDSHPYTHPYTHPHTHPYNHPHTHPYNHPYTHPYSHPYSHPYTHPYSHPYSHPDSHPYTHPYNHPDNHPHTHPHSHPYSHPHTHPHSHPHTHPHSHPYTHPHTHPYTHPYSHPDSLPYNHPYSHPYNHPYNHPYNHPYNHPYSHPYNHPYNHPYNHPYNHPYSHPYNHPYNHPYNHPYNHPYNHPYNHPYSHPYSHPYNHPYNHPYSHPYSHPYSHPYNHPYNHPYNHPYNHPYNHPYSHLDNHPYNHPYNHPYNHPYNHPYSHLDNHPYNHPYNHPYSHPYNHPYSHPDNHPYSHLDNHPYNHPYNHPYNHPYSHPYNHPYNHPYNHPYSHPYNHPYSHLDNHPDSHPYNHPYSHPYNHPYNHPYSHPYNHPYNHPYNHPYSHPYNHPYNHPYSHPYNHPYNHPYNHPYSHPYNHPYSHPYNHPYSHPYNHPYSHLDNHPDSHPYSHPYNHPYNHPYSHPYSHPYNHPYNHPYSHPYSHLDNHPYSHLDNHPYSHPYNHAYNHPDNHPYSHPYSHPYNHPYSHPHNHPYSHLDNHPDSHPYSHPYNHPYNHPYSHPYNHPYNHRDSHLDNRDKGL, translated from the coding sequence ATGGTACCATTTACCAATACACCCACCCGCACACCCACCCGTACACCCACCCGTACACCCACCCGCACACCCACCCGTACAGCCACCCGGCCAGCCACCCGCACAACCACCCGTACAGCCACCCGCACACCCACCCGTACAGCCACCCGTACACCCACCCGTACAACCACCCGTACAGCCACCCGTACAGCCACCCGTACACCCACCCATACAACCACCCGTACACCCACCCGTACAGCCACCCGTACAGCCACCCGGCCAGCCACCCATACAACCACCCGTACACCCACCCGCACACCCACCCGCACACCCACCCGCACACCCACCCGCACACCCACCCGCACACCCACCCGCACACCCACCCGTACAGCCACCCGGCCAGCCACCCATACAACCACCCGTACACCCACCCGCACACCCACCCGCACACCCACCCGTACAGCCACCCGGCCACCCACCCATACAACCACCCGTACAGCCACCCGCACACCCACCCGTACAGCCACCCGCCAGCCACCCATACAACCACCCGGAAAGCCACCCGTACAGCCACCCGCACACCCACCCGTACAACCACCGGGACAACCACCCATACAACCACCCGTACAGCCACCCGGCCAGCCACCCATACAACCACCCGGAAAGCCACCCGGACAGCCACCCGTACAACCACCCATACAACCACCGGGACAACCACCCTTACAACCACCCGTACAGCCACCCGGCCAGCCACCCATACAACCACCCGGAAAGCCACCCGGAAAGCCACCCGCACACCCACCCGTACAACCACCCGGAAAGCCACCCGTACAACCACCCGGACAGCCACCCGCACACCCACCCGTACACCCACCCGCACACCCACCCCATAACCACCCGGAAAGCCACCCGTACAACCACCCGGACAGCCACCCGCACACCCACCCGTACAACCACCCATACGCCCACCCGTACAGCCACCCGGAAAGCCACCCGGACAGCCACCCGTACACCCACCCGTACACCCACCCGCACACCCACCCATACAACCACCCGCACACCCACCCGTACAACCACCCGTACACCCACCCGTACAGCCACCCGTACAGCCACCCGTACACCCACCCGTACAGCCACCCGTACAGCCACCCGGACAGCCACCCGTACACCCACCCGTACAACCACCCGGACAACCACCCGCACACCCACCCGCACAGCCACCCGTACAGCCACCCGCACACCCACCCGCACAGCCACCCGCACACCCACCCGCACAGCCACCcgtacacccacccacacacccacccgtACACCCACCCGTACAGCCACCCGGACAGCCTCCCGTACAACCACCCGTACAGCCACCCATACAACCACCCATACAACCACCCATACAACCACCCGTACAACCACCCATACAGCCACCCGTACAACCACCCATACAACCACCCATACAACCACCCGTACAACCACCCATACAGCCACCCATACAACCACCCATACAACCACCCATACAACCACCCGTACAACCACCCATACAACCACCCATACAACCACCCGTACAGCCACCCGTACAGCCACCCATACAACCACCCATACAACCACCCGTACAGCCACCCGTACAGCCACCCGTACAGCCACCCATACAACCACCCATACAACCACCCATACAACCACCCGTACAACCACCCGTACAACCACCCGTACAGCCACCTGGACAACCACCCATACAACCACCCGTACAACCACCCATACAACCACCCGTACAACCACCCATACAGCCACCTGGACAACCACCCGTACAACCACCCGTACAACCACCCATACAGCCACCCGTACAACCACCCGTACAGCCACCCGGACAACCACCCATACAGCCACCTGGACAACCACCCGTACAACCACCCATACAACCACCCGTACAACCACCCATACAGCCACCCGTACAACCACCCATACAACCACCCGTACAACCACCCATACAGCCACCCGTACAACCACCCATACAGCCACCTGGACAACCACCCGGACAGCCACCCGTACAACCACCCATACAGCCACCCGTACAACCACCCATACAACCACCCATACAGCCACCCGTACAACCACCCATACAACCACCCGTACAACCACCCATACAGCCACCCGTACAACCACCCGTACAACCACCCATACAGCCACCCGTACAACCACCCGTACAACCACCCATACAACCACCCGTACAGCCACCCATACAACCACCCATACAGCCACCCGTACAACCACCCATACAGCCACCCATACAACCACCCATACAGCCACCTGGACAACCACCCGGACAGCCACCCATACAGCCACCCGTACAACCACCCGTACAACCACCCGTACAGCCACCCATACAGCCACCCGTACAACCACCCATACAACCACCCGTACAGCCACCCGTACAGCCACCTGGACAACCACCCATACAGCCACCTGGACAACCACCCATACAGCCACCCGTACAACCACGCATACAACCACCCGGACAACCACCCGTACAGCCACCCGTACAGCCACCCGTACAACCACCCATACAGCCACCCACACAACCACCCATACAGCCACCTGGACAACCACCCGGACAGCCACCCATACAGCCACCCGTACAACCACCCATACAACCACCCATACAGCCACCCATACAACCACCCATACAACCACCGGGACAGCCACCTGGACAACAGAGACAAAGGTCTGTGA